In Pseudomonas lutea, the genomic stretch TGCTTCTACGGCCATGGGCATGTCGTTGACGATGGCGATCTTCATCCCTGCGCATCTCCTATCAACTCCACGACTGCATCGAGCAGCGCGTCGTCATGAAAACTGGCCTTGGCCAGGTAGTAATCGGCGCCGGCGTCCAGGCCGCGTCGGCGGTCTTGCTCACGGTCCTTGTACGACACCACCATCACCGGCAGCGATTGCAGACGGCTGTCGCGACGCACCAGCGTCACCAACTCGATGCCGTCCATGCGCGGCATGTCGATGTCGGTGATAAGCAAGTCGAAATCCTCGCCACGCAGGGCATTCCAGCCGTCCATGCCATCGACGGCCACAGCGACTTCATAGCCACGGCTGGCCAGCAATTTACGCTCCAGCTCGCGAACGGTCAGCGAGTCGTCGACCACCAGCACCCGTTTGCGCGCACGAGTATCCGCCTGACGATTGCGCCGATCAATGCGTTCGAGGCGGCCGGTGTTGAGCAGCTTCTCCACCGACCGCAGCATGTCTTCGACATCGATGATCAGCACCGCCGAGCCATCGTCGAGCAATGCGCCAGCGGAGATGTCCTGAACCTTGCCCAACCGTGGATCGAGGGGCAGGACAACGAGGGTGCGCTCGCCGATAAAGCGTTCAACGGCGACGCCATATACCGCTTCGCGCTCGCGGATGACCACCACCTTGAGCACGTCTTCGCTGTGCTGGCTGGCCGGACGGTTGAGCAACTGGCTGGCGGCAACCAGACCGACGTGGCGGTCCTCGTGCCAGAAATGCTGTCGTCCTTCCAGTTGCACGATTTCATCGGCGCGCACATCCCGCATGCGCTCGATGTGTGCCAGCGGAAAGGCATACGCCTCGCCGCCGACTTCTACGACCAGGCTGCGCACCACTGAGAGCGTCAGCGGCACTTCCAGGTGAAAACGGCTACCCTGCCCGGCCCGTTGATCCAGTTCAACACCGCCGCGCAGCTGCCGGACCATGTGCTGGACGGCGTCGAGCCCGACGCCTCGACCGGACACCTCGGTGACCTGGTCGCGCATGCTGAAACCGGGAAGGAAGAGAAAGCTCAGCAGTTCCTCTTCGCTCAACTGTGCCGCGGTTTCGGCTGGCGACAGCTTGCGCTGGATGATGTTCTGGCGCAGGCGTTCCAGGTCCACACCCGCGCCGTCGTCAATCAGCTCGACCACCAACAGACCCGCCTGATGCGAAGCCTTGAGCCGAATCAACCCTTCGGCAGGCTTGCCGCACGCCATGCGTTGGGCAGGCAATTCGATGCCGTGGTCGACAGCATTGCGCAACAGGTGAGTCAGCGGCGCTTCGAGCTTTTCCAGCACGTCGCGATCGACTTGAGTTTTCTCACCCTCGATTTCCAGACGGACTTGCTTGCCCAGCGAGCGGCCCAGGTCCCGCACCATGCGCGCCTGCCCCGCCAGCACGTCAGCAAACGGCCGCATGCGGCAGGCCAGTGCGGTGTCATAAAGCAGTTGCGCGCGTTGCGAGGCTTGCCACCCGAACTCGTCGAGGTCGGCCGTCTGTTGGATCAGCAAATGCTGCGCTTCCCCCAGCAAACGCCGTGCTTCATCGAGGGCTTTTTGCGCGTCGGGATCGGCATGGGCGCCAAGCAGCGCTTCGAGGCTGTCCAGCGCGCGGGTGGCGCCGGTCTGCGTGCGTTTGACCCGCTGCATCGCCGTCAGATAAGGCTTCAGGCGCTGAGTTTCGACCAGCGACTTGCTCGACAGGTCGAGCAGGTTGTTCAAGCGTTCCGCAGTGACGCGCAGGACCCGTTCGCCGGTCTCTGCCACGCGTCGCTCGCCCGGCTTGTCCAGTTTGAGACCGGGGTCGGCCACAGCCTCGGCGACGTGGCTGGCGATGACGATGGCCTGCTCTTCGGCGGCCAAATCCTGGGCAGACTGCAGCGAGGTGACCAGCGATTGCGCATTGGCCAGCAGGATGTCTTCCAGCGATGGCGACGCAGGCGGCAGGAGCACGGTTTTGGAAGCGGTGTCGGCGCTGACCATGTTATTCATCAGCGCCACATAGCCGTCGATGTCCGCCTGAGGGACGTTGGCCGCTGGCGTGGCGATGCGCATCAACAAGTCAGTGCCCATCAGCAACGCGTCGATGTGCTCGGGCAACAGGAGCAGCCGCCCTTCTTGCGCACCAACCAGACAATCCTCCATGACGTGGGAAACGCTGACACCCGCGTCGACCCCGACAATACGCGCCGCTCCCTTGAGCGAATGGGCGGCGCGCATGCACGCCTCCAACTGATCGGCCTGGGTCGGGTTGCGCTCCAGCGCCAGCAGGCCGGTGCTGAGCACCTGAGTCTGGGCTTCCGCTTCCAGAGTAAAGAGTTCGAACAACGACGCGTCGCGCATCTGATCGGGCGTCATGTCAGGCTCCGGTTAACCGCCGACAACAGCTGGTCTTCATCGAGCAGGCGCAAGCTGCGGCTTTTCCATTGCACGACTCCGCGGGTGAAGCGCGCATTGCTGTTTTGCGCGGGCGCCGAGGCGCTGTCCAGCAGGCGCGCCTCGATCGCGTGAATGCCGTCGACCTCATCGACCGGCACCACGACCGGGCCGCCGTCAGCCAAGACGATCAACATGCGCGGCAGCGTTCGCGAATCGCCAGCGGGAACCACGGAAGGGTCGAGCCCCAGCAGTTCGACGAACGACAGGCACGCCACCAGGGCGCCACGCACATTGGCGACGCCCAGCAAGGCGCGCGAACGCTGGTGCGGAAGCGAGTGAATGGCTTGCACGGGCGAGACCTCCACCAGGCAGCGGGTTGGCAGGCCGAGCCACTCCTCACCCAGACGAAACACCACCGTGGAGCGGGTTTCGACATCGATGATCAGCGCTTCGCTGTGGACCGAGACGCGGTGCTCTTGCGCCAGGGAATAGCGGTCAAGCAGCCGCGTTGCCGCCGCTGAATAGACGGAGCAATTGCGGCAATGGATATGCTCGACAAGCAGCGGGCAGGAGCGGTCCCCGTGAATACCGATGCGGTTCCAGCAGTCGTCGATGGCCTCGGCGCTGCTGCTGACCAGCTCTGTGTGCGGCTGAGTCATGGGTTGCGTCCCTCTTTGCCGACACCCCGTGCCGCGCGCGCCTGCAGGCGTTGGGCCCCGGCGCTGTCACCCTGGGCGGCGAGCAATGCCGACATCTGCGCCAGGGTTTCCGGGTGCTGCGGTTCCAGGTAGAGCGCCTTGCGATAAAACCCTAGCGCCGCGCCGGTATCACCCGCCACTTCACTGAGCAGACCCAGCCAGTAAAACACCGGCGCAACGGGGTCGTGGCGCTTGAGGTACTGCTCGCAGGCTGCTTTGGCCTCGCTGCTGCGGCCTTCGTTGGCAAGGGCCGCGATACGGCGTATCAGCTCCGCAGCTTCGGTGTTACTGGCATTCGGCGGGAGAACCGCTCCGGCGGAGGGCTTCAGCGCGGCCCTGCGGTCCTCCATGCGAGCAGGGACAGTCAAGGATCTCGGCGCAAAGGGTTGCGCAGGCGCAGCGCGGTAGTGAGAGCCCGACGCAGCGCCACGCATTGGCGAGTCGCTGCGCTGCGGCGACACGGGTGGAGCAGGCGTAAATAGGTAGGGGTCGGCCGCTACGTCGCGCCGACGGAAAGCAAAGGACTGGGCGATGCCGATCGACACCATGCCCATGCGCCCAAGCAGGCTACCTTCGGCGGGGCCGATAAACAGGACGCCGTCGTCGCGTGTCATTTTTTTGAGCACCTCGAAACCCTGGCGCTGAGTCTCGAGGTCAAAGTAGATCAGCAAGTTGCGGCAGAACACGAAGTCGTACGCCGACTGGGCCACGGCCAAGGTCGGGTCGAGCAGATTGCCGGACTGGAAGCGGACCTGTTCACGCACCCGGTCTTGCAGGCGGTAGCCGTCATCGGCCGCACTGAAGTAGCGCTCACGAAAGCCCAGCTGATCGCCACGAAACGAGTTTTTGCCATACACGCCGTTGAGTGCGCGCTGGATGGACAACGGGCTGATATCCACGGCCTCCACACTGAATTGCGGCGCGCGCAAACCGGCATCAAACAACGCCATGGCGATCGAATACGGCTCCTCACCGGTGGAACACGGCAAGCTGAGGATGCGCAGAGGGCGAACACCCTTGAGCTGAGCCAGCCGCGCGTTGGCGAGCTTGCCCAGTGTCGCGAAGGATTCCGGGTACCGGAAGAACCAGGTCTCGGGGACGATCACCGCTTCAATCAGCGCCTGCTGCTCTTCGGCCGACGTCAGCAGCGTCTGCCAATAGTCGTCAGCGTCCCGCGCTTTTGACAACGTGCAGCGCTGGCGCACCGCGCGCTCGACAATCGCCTCGCCCACCGACGCAACGTCCAGCCCCATGCGGTCCTTGAGAAAAGCAAAAAAGCGCGCGTCGCTGCTCATGGCATCGCCTCGATCGGGCCAAGGCAGATGGGGCGTTCGGGAAACAGCAATTCGCGCACGGCGTCGCTGAGCAAGTCCTGCACGCGGATCCACTGCAGCAGGCCGTGTTCATCCTCACGCACCGGCCCCAGATACGGCGCCTGCGGGTTATCCAGCCCGTATGCCTTGAACTCGTGGGGCGAGCAACGCAACGTGTCGGTCGCCTGTTCAAGGATCAGACCCAGCCACTGCACGGGACGATCACCGCCGAGACGATAGTGGACCAGCACCAGCCGTGTACTGGTGCGCGCCTGCGCAGAATGGCCAAACGTCAGCGCACTGAGGTCGATGACCGGCACAATGGTGCCGCGGTGCGCAAACACCCCGGCAACCCACTGCGGCGCCTGCGCGATAGGCTTAAGCACCAGGCGCGGCAGCACCTCGGCGACTTCTGTCGCTTCCAGCGCATACCGCTCGGCGCCGATCCGGAACAGCAGAAACAGCTTGTTCTTCGGCAATATGGCGGCGCTGCGCCTGGCTGAGTGCTCAATCATGGGCCTGACTCAGACTTTGAATCGCGAAACGCCGCTGCGCAGGCCGACTGCCACCTGACTCAGCTCGTCGATGGCGAAACTGGCCTGGCGCAGGGATTCAACGGTCTGACTGCTGGCATCACCCAACTGCACCAGCGCCTGATTGATCTGCTCAGCGCCGGTGGCCTGGGCCTGCATGCCCTCGTTGACCATCAACACCCGCGGCGCGAGCGCCTGCACCTGATGGATGATCTGCGAAAGCTGCTCGCCGACCTGGGTCACTTCATACATGCCGCGGCGCACTTCCTCGGAAAACTTGTCCATGCCCATGACCCCGGCCGACACCGCCGACTGGATCTCGCGGACCATTTGCTCGATGTCATAGGTGGCCACGGCGGTCTGGTCTGCCAGACGCCGAACCTCGGTCGCGACCACAGCAAAGCCTCGGCCGTACTCGCCGGCCTTTTCGGCCTCGATGGCGGCATTGAGCGACAACAGGTTGGTTTGGTCAGCGACTTTGACGATGGTCACGACCACTTGATTGATGTTGCCGGCCTTCTCGTTGAGGATCGCCAGCTTGGAATTGACCAGATCGGCCGCGCCCATGACCGAGTGCATGGTTTCCTCCATGCGCGCCAGGCCTTGCTGACCGGAGCCGGCCAGAACCGAAGCCTGGTCCGCCGCCGATGTCACTTCGGTCATCGTGCGCACCAGATCCCGGGACGTCGCGGCGATTTCACGTGAGGTCGCGCCAATTTCCGTGGTGGTCGCCGCCGTCTCGGTGGCGGTGGCCTGTTGCTGCTTGGACGTGGCGGCGATCTCGGTGACCGAGGTGGTCACCTGAACCGAAGAGCGCTGCGCCTGGGACACCAGCGCGGCGAGCTCGGCCACCATGTCGTTGAAGCCGGTCTGCACGGTGCCGAACTCATCGTTGCGGTCCAGCGCCAGCCGGGTACTCAAGTCGCCGGTGCGCATGGTGTCGAGGATTTTCACGATGCGGTCCATTGGCGCGAGAATCGCACGCATCAACAAACCACCGCAGGCAGCGGCTGCCAGTAGGGCAATGACCAGAGAAATGCCGAGGGTAATCTTGGCGCTGGACACCGCTGTCTGTATGGCGTCCGACGCCTTGTCGGCAGCCATCTTGTTCTTGGCGCCGAGTGCATTCAGCACCTTGCGGCCCTCGGCCCACATCGGGGTCAATTGCTCGGAAAAAATCCGCTGCGCCAGCGCGTAGTTGTCGCCCTGATAGGCCGCGAGCACGCCGTTGAGCACCAGCTGATAGCGCTCGCGCAATTGCAGAAACTGCTCGAAATCGGTGCGATCCGACTCGTCAAAGATGCTCTTCTGGTAGTTGACGATCTGCGCCTGCAGGCGATCTTCGAATTCCTTGTACTGGTCTTCTTCGGCGCTGGTCAGATCACGACCAACGCCCTCAGCCAGCAAATGCTGGGTACTGACATAGCTTTCGACCCAGGCGCTGCGCACCGTGCTGCTGTAAAAGACGCCAGGCAGCGCATCGAGCCGCACGGCGTCGCCGCTGTTCTCGATCACCAGCAGGCGATTGAACGCCACGACCACCATCAACAGCATGATGGCGATGATGACAGCGAAGCTCGCCAAAATTCGTTGACGCAACGTCCAGTTCTTCACAGTCAGCCCTCAAGGGTTCAACGCCGGCATGACCGGGTTCAAGAAGCGGACCGACGAACGGTCCAAAGCGAGCGGGAGTATAGCTTAGTGCCCTGTTATTGATCGGGCTGTTTCCGACGTGGAAAGCGCCATAACGCACAGCCAAAAAGGAAGTGTCTGACACACTATCGGCTGTGGTTGGAGTTGCTTGATGGTGGCAATGCGGATGTGGGCGAGGGACGTCGGTGAGGACAGTGCCCGGAGACGGGATAACGCGGCCGGGACCCACGGCGGGCTTTCGGGGCGCAGGGTAGTCGGGATAATCGGGATAATCGGGATAATCGGGATAATCGGGATAATCGGGATAGTCGGGACGGTCGGGGCAGACCTCAGTCATGCATAGAAGGCTGCCCGACGATCCTGCTGGTGGCGGGGGATTTTTAGCGGGGTGCCCAGCGCCATGGGCTAGAGGCTTGGGGGCTGCGCCTGACGAACCTGGTGTTCAAGTTCAGTCTTCAAGGCCGGATCGAGCTTCAACTGCTTGGCGAGCTCGTCCAGATACGCGCGCTCCATAAAATGCTCTTCGTCGACCATCATCACGCTGGCCAGGTACATCTCGGCGGCAATTTCCGGTGTCTGCGCCGCTCGGGCGACGTCGATCGGGTCCAGCGGTTTGTTCAGTTCAGCGCTCAGCCATTGCTGCAGCTCGTTGTCACCGGTGATGCGCGTGAATTCGCCTTCGATCAGCGCGCGTTCACGCTCATCGACATGACCGTCGGCTTTGGCCGCTGCCACCAGAGCCCGCAGAATGGCTTCGCTGTGTTGTTCAACCTGGGCCGGTGGCACACGATCCACTGTCTGCGGCTCGACCGGCTGCGCGACGCCCTGACTGGCCTGCCAATTACCGTAGGCCTTGTAAGCCAGCACGCCCAACGCGGCGAGGCCGCCATAGGTCAGCGCTTTGCCGCCCATTTTTCGGGCGCCTTTGTTACCCATCAGCAAGCCCATCGCGCCGGCCGCCAATGCACCACCGCCGGCACCCGAAAGCAGACCGCCAAGACCGCCCGATTGACTGCCTGAATGCTTGCCTGACAGCCCGCCACCGAGCTTACCCAGCAAATCTCCCAGACCGCCCTGCCCGCTTTTGTCGCTGCGGGTATGAGCGCCAGCCTTGTTTTGCAGCAGGTCCTGGCCGGATTTCAACAATTGATCAAGTAGACCGCGAGTGTTCATGACTGCACCTTCAGAAGTGGGACTGACGATTCGACCCGCAGGTTAAGACGAAGGCACACGCGCTCGCGGGATGGTTTGCTTCTGAATGTTGCAATGACGGCTCGGCGCGAGGGCGCATAAGCATCGCGTACACCCACCAACGTGCCCCACGGGCGCGATATTTGCTGCGGGACATTTGTGATGCCTGCAACTGGGCACTACGCTCTGCACCATCTAGCACTGCCCAAAAAACCACGAAGAGGCAAGCCAACCATGTCCGTGTACAAGACCGCGATTCTCAGCGCCGCTATTGCCGCTCTACTGACCAGCGGCGCGGTGCAGGCCGCTGAAGCGCTTAAAGCAGTGGGCGATGGCGAGGGGCAACTGGATATCGTGGCCTGGCCCGGCTACATCGAGCGCGGGGAAAGCGACAAGGCCTACGACTGGGTGACCGGCTTCGAGCAAGAGACTGGCTGCAAGGTCAACGTCAAGACCGCCGCAACGTCGGATGAAATGGTCAGCCTGATGACCAAGGGCGGATATGACCTGGTCACGGCATCGGGCGACGCGTCACTGCGCCTGATCGCCGGCAAGCGCGTGCAGCCCATTGACCCTGCCTTGATCCCGAACTGGAAAAACCTCGACCCTCGGCTGAGAGACGGCCCCTGGTACACGGTCGAGAAGAAAACCTATGGCACTCCGTACCAGTGGGGCCCGAACGTATTGATGTACAACACCGAGGTGTTCAAGACGCCGCCGGTCAGCTGGAGTGTGGTCTTCGAAGCGCAGGACTTGCCGGATGGCAAACCGAACAAGGGCCGGATACAGGCGTATGACGGGCCGATCTACATCGCCGACGCCGCGCTGTACCTCAAGACCGCAAAACCCGAGCTGAACATTGTGGACCCCTACCAGCTCACCGAAACCCAGTACCAGGCCGTGCTCGACCTGCTGCGCCTCCAGCACCCTCTTGTGCACCGCTACTGGCATGACGCAACGGTACAAATGAGCGATGTAAAGAACGAGGGCGTGGCGGCGTCGAGTTCGTGGGGCTACATGGTCAACGGCCTGGTGGCCGACAAGCAGCCTGTCGCCTCGACCATCCCGCAGGAAGGCGCCACCGGCTGGGCCGACACGACGATGTTGCACGCTGACGCTCAACACCCCAATTGCGCCTATAAGTGGATGGACTGGTCGCTGCAACCGAAGGTGCAGGGCGACGTCGCCGCGTGGTTCGGTTCCTTGCCGGTGGTACCGGATGCGTGCAAGGGCAACGCACTGCTGGGCGCCGAAGGCTGTGAAACCAACGGCTTTGACCTGTTCGACAAAATCGCCTTCTGGAAGACCCCGCAGTCAGAGGGTGGCAAGTACGTCCCTTACAGTCGCTGGACTCAGGATTACATTGCGATCATGGGCGGGCGGTAGCCACCATGCCCCACGCAGTCCAGTTTCTCCAGGTCTCGCGGCTGTTCGGTGAGACGGCAGCCGTTGACGGCGTTTCCATCGACATCGAGGACGGCGAATTCTTTTCGATGCTCGGTCCCTCAGGCTCAGGCAAAACCACCTGTCTGCGCCTGATTGCAGGATTCGAACAACCCAGTGCCGGGTCGATCCGCATCCATGGCAAAGAAGCCGCCGGGCTGCCGCCGTATCAGCGCGACGTCAACACGGTGTTTCAGGACTACGCGCTGTTCCCGCACATGAACGTGCAAGACAACGTCGCCTATGGACTGAAAGTCAAAGGCGTCGGCAAGGCGGAGCGAATCAAGCGCGCCGACGAAGCGCTGAGCATGGTTGCCCTTGAGGGCTACGGCGCACGCAAGCCGGTGCAGCTCTCGGGCGGACAGCGCCAGCGAGTGGCGCTGGCCCGAGCGCTGGTCAATCGTCCCCGCGTGCTGCTGCTTGACGAGCCTCTTGGCGCCCTGGACCTGAAGCTGCGCGAACAGATGCAAAGCGAGCTGAAAAAACTGCAGCGTCAGCTGGGCATCACCTTCATCTTCGTCACTCACGACCAGACGGAGGCCCTGTCGATGTCGGACCGCGTCGCTGTATTCAACAAGGGTCGCATCGAGCAGGTGGACACGCCGCGCAATCTGTACCTGAAACCGGCCACTGCCTTCGTCGCGGAATTCGTCGGCACCTCCAACGTCGTGCGCGGCGAACTGGCGCAAGCACTGAGCGGCAGCGCGGGCGCGTTCTCGATTCGACCCGAACACATCCGTTTCGCCGACGGCGCCATGGCCGGTGCCGACATTCAGGTCAGCGGCATACTGCATGACATCCAGTATCAAGGCAGTTCGACGCGCTACGAGCTGAAACTGGACAACGGTCAGACGCTGAGCGTCAGCCAGGCCAACGACCAATGGCTGGACACCGCCCTGCCCTGGCTGCCAGGACAAAAGGCCACGGTCGGCTGGGCTCGCCAGGCGATGGTTGCGCTGCGTGACGAGCCAGGCGCGGCGATCGGTGAAGCCAAGCCCGAGGCGCCTTGAGATGGGTCAGCCGTTTCCTCCCTCGACACCCGCAGACAGGCAATCGCTGGTCAGGATTTTTTCCAACCTGCTGTATCGACGCCCGAATCTATACCTGTCGCTGTTGCTGATTCCACCGCTGCTGTGGTTTGGCGCAATCTACCTGGGCTCGCTGCTGGGGCTGCTGTGGCAGGGCTTTTACACGTTCGATGATTTCAGCATGACGGTCACGCCGGACCTGACCCTGACGAACTTCGGCGCGTTGTTTAATCCAGCCAATTTCGACGTCATCCAACGCACCCTGACCATGGCCATTGCGGTTTCCATCGCCAGCGCTGTGGTCGCCTTCCCCATCGCTTACTACATGGCGCGCTATACCAGCGGAAAAACCAAAGCGTTTTTTTACATTGCCGTGATGATGCCGATGTGGGCCAGTTACATCGTCAAAGCCTATGCCTGGACGCTGTTGCTGGCCAAAGGCGGCGTGGCGCAGTGGTTCGTGCAGCACATGGGCCTGGCGCCGCTGCTGCAGTGGACGCTGAGCGTGCCGGGCGTTGGCGGAAGCACCTTGTCCACCTCGCACCTGGGTCGATTTCTGGTATTCGTCTATATCTGGCTGCCGTTCATGATTCTGCCGATACAGGCGTCGCTCGAGCGTCTGCCGCCTTCTTTGCTGCAGGCCTCAGCCGACCTTGGTGCTCGACCCCGGCAGACGTTCATGCAGGTGATTTTGCCCCTGTCTGTGCCGGGTATAGCGGCAGGCTCGATCTTCACGTTTTCCCTGACGCTGGGGGATTTCATCGTGCCGCAACTGGTGGGCCCGCCCGGGTATTTCATTGGCAGCATGGTCTACGCCCAGCAAGGGGCGATCGGCAACCTGCCCATGGCGGCCGCCTTCACACTGGTGCCCATCGTGCTGATCGCGGTGTATCTGTCCATCGTCAGGCGTCTGGGGGCATTCGATGCACTCTGAAAAACCATCATGGGGTCTGAAGATTGCCGCGTGGGGCGGGTTGTTGTTTTTGCACTTTCCGATCCTGGTCATCTTCCTCTACGCGTTTAACACCGAGGACGCTGCGTTCAGCTTCCCCCCCAGGGGCTTTACACTGAAATGGATCGGCGTGGCGTTCGCCCGCACAGACGTGCTCGAATCGATCAAGCTGTCGTTGCAGATTGCCTGTCTGGCCACGTTGATTGCGCTGGTGCTCGGTACGCTGGCCTCTGCGGCGCTTTATCGACGAGACTTCTTCGGCAAGGACGGGATTTCGCTGATGCTGATTCTGCCCATCGCCTTGCCCGGCATCATCACCGGGCTGGCCCTGCTGTCAGCATTCAAGGCGCTCGGGATTGAGCCGGGGATGTTCACGATCGTCGTCGGCCACGCCACTTTCTGCGTGGTGATCGTCTACAACAACGTCATCGCCCGCCTGCGCCGCACGTCCCAAAGCCTGATCGAAGCGTCGATGGACCTTGGCGCCGATGGCTGGCAGACCTTTCGTTACATCATCCTGCCCAATCTGAGCTCGGCCCTGCTGGCCGGCGGCATGCTGGCGTTCGCCCTGTCGTTCGACGAAATCATCGTCACCACGTTCACCGCCGGCCACGAGCGCACCCTGCCGCTCTGGCTGCTCAACCAGCTCAGCCGCCCACGGGACGTTCCGGTGACCAACGTCGTGGCAATGCTTGTGATGATGGTGACGATGCTGCCGATCCTCGGCGCGTATTACCTGACTCGGGGTGGGGAGAGTGTGGCGGGCAGTGGGGGGAAGTGAAGGCATCGAATGATTTCAGAACGCTGGTGGCAACCTTTCACCGCCCGCATCCGGATAAGGAGGCGAAGCCCTACCAGGTTCGAGACGCGCGAGTATTCCTTGAGCACGCAGGAGTTACCCCATGAACATCATGAGTTACAAAGGCTACTCGGCCCGGATCAATTACAGCGATGAGGACGGCCTGTTCGTGGGTCATGTTGCGGGTATCAAAGACGTGATTGGCTTTCACGGCCAGTCGGTACAGGAGCTTCGCGCAGCGTTCGAGGAGGCAGTAGACGATTATCTGGACGTCTGCAAACGCTTGGGGCGCGAACCTCAAAAAACCTATTCCGGGAAACTGAGCTTACGGCTGGAGCCTGAGCTGCATGCAAGCGTTGCCTCACAAGCTGAACTGGCTCACAAGAGCATCAACCAATGGGTCAGTGACCTGCTACGGCAGGCCCTCTGACCCTATATTTGTCAACGAATAGCCTGTACAGGTACCCCGAGATTGCGCCTCAATCGCGCAGATCCGACTCATGAATCGGCTGGTCGCGGTGCGTTGCGCGCTGGTATTGCGCAGGCCATGTGGCTTGCCGTCCGCCCAGATGCTCATCGGCGCGCAGCGGCCAGTACGGATCGCGGAGCAATTCGCGAGCCAGGAAAATCAGGTCGGCCTGTCCCGTGCGAAGAATGGTGTCGGCCTGGGTGGGTTCAGTGATCATCCCCACTGCGCCGGAGGGTATATCGGCCTCCTTGCGCACACGGCCGGCGAATTCGGTCTGATAGCCCGGGCCCACTGGAATCTCGGCTTTGGGGGCCGAGCCACCGGAAGAGACATCCATCAGATCGACGCCCAGCGCTTTCAAACGCTTGGCCAACTCGACGGTTTCATCGGCGTTCCAGCCACCTTCCACCCAGTCTGTGGCCGAGACGCGCACGAACAA encodes the following:
- a CDS encoding tellurite resistance TerB family protein, with the protein product MNTRGLLDQLLKSGQDLLQNKAGAHTRSDKSGQGGLGDLLGKLGGGLSGKHSGSQSGGLGGLLSGAGGGALAAGAMGLLMGNKGARKMGGKALTYGGLAALGVLAYKAYGNWQASQGVAQPVEPQTVDRVPPAQVEQHSEAILRALVAAAKADGHVDERERALIEGEFTRITGDNELQQWLSAELNKPLDPIDVARAAQTPEIAAEMYLASVMMVDEEHFMERAYLDELAKQLKLDPALKTELEHQVRQAQPPSL
- a CDS encoding hybrid sensor histidine kinase/response regulator; this encodes MTPDQMRDASLFELFTLEAEAQTQVLSTGLLALERNPTQADQLEACMRAAHSLKGAARIVGVDAGVSVSHVMEDCLVGAQEGRLLLLPEHIDALLMGTDLLMRIATPAANVPQADIDGYVALMNNMVSADTASKTVLLPPASPSLEDILLANAQSLVTSLQSAQDLAAEEQAIVIASHVAEAVADPGLKLDKPGERRVAETGERVLRVTAERLNNLLDLSSKSLVETQRLKPYLTAMQRVKRTQTGATRALDSLEALLGAHADPDAQKALDEARRLLGEAQHLLIQQTADLDEFGWQASQRAQLLYDTALACRMRPFADVLAGQARMVRDLGRSLGKQVRLEIEGEKTQVDRDVLEKLEAPLTHLLRNAVDHGIELPAQRMACGKPAEGLIRLKASHQAGLLVVELIDDGAGVDLERLRQNIIQRKLSPAETAAQLSEEELLSFLFLPGFSMRDQVTEVSGRGVGLDAVQHMVRQLRGGVELDQRAGQGSRFHLEVPLTLSVVRSLVVEVGGEAYAFPLAHIERMRDVRADEIVQLEGRQHFWHEDRHVGLVAASQLLNRPASQHSEDVLKVVVIREREAVYGVAVERFIGERTLVVLPLDPRLGKVQDISAGALLDDGSAVLIIDVEDMLRSVEKLLNTGRLERIDRRNRQADTRARKRVLVVDDSLTVRELERKLLASRGYEVAVAVDGMDGWNALRGEDFDLLITDIDMPRMDGIELVTLVRRDSRLQSLPVMVVSYKDREQDRRRGLDAGADYYLAKASFHDDALLDAVVELIGDAQG
- a CDS encoding chemotaxis protein CheW, which translates into the protein MIEHSARRSAAILPKNKLFLLFRIGAERYALEATEVAEVLPRLVLKPIAQAPQWVAGVFAHRGTIVPVIDLSALTFGHSAQARTSTRLVLVHYRLGGDRPVQWLGLILEQATDTLRCSPHEFKAYGLDNPQAPYLGPVREDEHGLLQWIRVQDLLSDAVRELLFPERPICLGPIEAMP
- a CDS encoding chemotaxis protein CheW, with product MTQPHTELVSSSAEAIDDCWNRIGIHGDRSCPLLVEHIHCRNCSVYSAAATRLLDRYSLAQEHRVSVHSEALIIDVETRSTVVFRLGEEWLGLPTRCLVEVSPVQAIHSLPHQRSRALLGVANVRGALVACLSFVELLGLDPSVVPAGDSRTLPRMLIVLADGGPVVVPVDEVDGIHAIEARLLDSASAPAQNSNARFTRGVVQWKSRSLRLLDEDQLLSAVNRSLT
- a CDS encoding CheR family methyltransferase, translating into MSSDARFFAFLKDRMGLDVASVGEAIVERAVRQRCTLSKARDADDYWQTLLTSAEEQQALIEAVIVPETWFFRYPESFATLGKLANARLAQLKGVRPLRILSLPCSTGEEPYSIAMALFDAGLRAPQFSVEAVDISPLSIQRALNGVYGKNSFRGDQLGFRERYFSAADDGYRLQDRVREQVRFQSGNLLDPTLAVAQSAYDFVFCRNLLIYFDLETQRQGFEVLKKMTRDDGVLFIGPAEGSLLGRMGMVSIGIAQSFAFRRRDVAADPYLFTPAPPVSPQRSDSPMRGAASGSHYRAAPAQPFAPRSLTVPARMEDRRAALKPSAGAVLPPNASNTEAAELIRRIAALANEGRSSEAKAACEQYLKRHDPVAPVFYWLGLLSEVAGDTGAALGFYRKALYLEPQHPETLAQMSALLAAQGDSAGAQRLQARAARGVGKEGRNP
- a CDS encoding methyl-accepting chemotaxis protein, whose translation is MKNWTLRQRILASFAVIIAIMLLMVVVAFNRLLVIENSGDAVRLDALPGVFYSSTVRSAWVESYVSTQHLLAEGVGRDLTSAEEDQYKEFEDRLQAQIVNYQKSIFDESDRTDFEQFLQLRERYQLVLNGVLAAYQGDNYALAQRIFSEQLTPMWAEGRKVLNALGAKNKMAADKASDAIQTAVSSAKITLGISLVIALLAAAACGGLLMRAILAPMDRIVKILDTMRTGDLSTRLALDRNDEFGTVQTGFNDMVAELAALVSQAQRSSVQVTTSVTEIAATSKQQQATATETAATTTEIGATSREIAATSRDLVRTMTEVTSAADQASVLAGSGQQGLARMEETMHSVMGAADLVNSKLAILNEKAGNINQVVVTIVKVADQTNLLSLNAAIEAEKAGEYGRGFAVVATEVRRLADQTAVATYDIEQMVREIQSAVSAGVMGMDKFSEEVRRGMYEVTQVGEQLSQIIHQVQALAPRVLMVNEGMQAQATGAEQINQALVQLGDASSQTVESLRQASFAIDELSQVAVGLRSGVSRFKV